One Puntigrus tetrazona isolate hp1 unplaced genomic scaffold, ASM1883169v1 S000000296, whole genome shotgun sequence genomic window carries:
- the LOC122333589 gene encoding formin-2-like, with the protein IVVFSLLHSFCSLSLSVRFLLQLSEVPQFSERVFCILFQSTFTECITSVQRKLETLLRVCTALQSSQAVLQVLGLVLAFGNIMNGGNRSRGQADGFSLDILPKLKDVKSSDNSQSLLSYIVAYYLRHFDEDAGKETCVYPLPEPPDLFHSSQMKFEDFQRDLRKLRKDLNACSTEKEKVCNISSEEHLQPFKDKMEEFLTRAKAELELQEKQLADTQR; encoded by the exons attgtTGTATTTTCCTTGCTTCATTcattttgctctctctctctctctgtcaggtTTCTGCTGCAGTTGTCAGAGGTTCCTCAATTCTCAGAGCGGGTTTTCTGTATTCTCTTCCAGTCCACCTTCACAGAATGTATTACATCAGTTCAGCGCAAGCTTGAAACACTGCTGAGAGTCTGCACG GCTCTCCAATCAAGTCAAGCCGTTCTGCAGGTTCTAGGTTTGGTTCTAGCATTTGGGAACATTATGAACGGGGGCAACCGGAGCAGAGGACAGGCAGACGGATTTTCCCTAGACATCCTACCCAAGTTAAAAGATGTCAAGAGCAGT GATAACTCTCAGAGCCTCCTGTCCTACATAGTTGCTTACTATCTGCGACACTTTGATGAG gATGCAGGTAAGGAAACATGCGTGTACCCGCTTCCAGAGCCTCCGGATCTTTTTCATTCGTCGCAGATGAAGTTTGAGGATTTTCAACGTGACCTGCGCAAGCTACGGAAAGATCTGAATG cctgttcaacagaaaaagaaaaggtgtGCAATATCTCATCTGAGGAGCACCTGCAGCCCTTTAAGGACAAAATGGAAGAATTTCTCACTagag